One Paralichthys olivaceus isolate ysfri-2021 chromosome 21, ASM2471397v2, whole genome shotgun sequence genomic window carries:
- the pdk2a gene encoding pyruvate dehydrogenase (acetyl-transferring) kinase isozyme 2, mitochondrial has product MKLVRFIMKNAALASVPRHIEHFSKFSPSPLSMKQFLDFGSINACEKTSFVFLRQELPVRLSNIMKEINLLPDKLLTTASVQMVQSWYIQSLMEILEFLDKNPDDHKVLGEFVEALVTIRNRHNDVVPTMAQGIIEYKEAFSQDPVTNQNIQYFLDRFYMSRISIRMLINQHTLIFDGTTNPVHPNTIGSIDPLCRVGDVVQDAFNSAKMVCDQYYLCSPDLILQEMNNKKKNHSINIVYVPSHLYHMLFELFKNAMRATIETHESSNNLPPIQVMVSLGGEDMSIKVSDKGGGVPFRRIENLFSYMYSTAPTPQIGEHTRPPLAGFGYGLPISRLYAKYFQGDLQLYSMEGHGTDAVIYLKALSTDSIERLPVYNKTALKNYKVSQEADDWCIPSKEPLDLSNYKVAK; this is encoded by the exons ATGAAGCTGGTGAGGTTCATCATGAAGAACGCGGCTCTGGCCAGTGTCCCCAGACACATCGAGCATTTCTCCAAGTTCTCCCCCTCCCCGCTCTCCATGAAGCAGTTCCTCGACTTCG GTTCAATCAACGCCTGTGAGAAGACGTCCTTTGTCTTCCTGAGACAGGAGCTTCCTGTGAGACTCTCCAACATCATGAAGGAAATCAACCTCTTGCCTGACAAGCTTCTCACAACGGCGTCCGTGCAGATGGTGCAGAGCTG GTACATCCAGAGCTTAATGGAGATCCTTGAATTCCTTGACAAGAATCCCGACGACCACAAAGTCCTGGGAGA GTTTGTCGAAGCCTTGGTTACCATCAGAAACAGGCACAACGACGTCGTGCCAACCATGGCCCAGGGCATCATCGAATACAAAGAGGCCTTCTCCCAGGACCCAGTGACCAATCAGAACATCCAGTACTTCCTGGACCGCTTCTACATGAGCCGCATCTCCATCCGCATGCTCATCAACCAGCACA ctcttatCTTTGACGGCACCACCAACCCTGTCCACCCCAACACCATTGGCAGCATTGATCCTCTCTGTCGAGTCGGAGACGTCGTCCAGG ACGCCTTCAACAGTGCCAAGATGGTGTGTGACCAGTACTATCTCTGCTCCCCCGATCTGATACTGCAGGAGATGAACA ATAAGAAGAAGAACCACTCGATAAACATCGTGTACGTGCCCTCTCACCTCTATCACATGCTCTTCGAGCTCTTTAAG AACGCTATGAGAGCCACCATCGAGACCCATGAGAGCAGCAACAACCTCCCACCCATTCAAGTCATGGTGTCTCTGGGAGGCGAGGACATGTCAATCAAG gTGAGTGACAAGGGTGGTGGTGTCCCATTTCGTAGGATCGAGAACCTTTTCAGCTACATGTACTCCACCGCTCCCACTCCACAGATAGGAGAGCACACGAGGCCTCCACTG GCTGGCTTCGGTTACGGCCTGCCCATCTCTCGACTCTATGCCAAGTACTTCCAGGGGGACCTGCAGCTCTACTCCATGGAGGGCCACGGCACAGACGCTGTCATCTACCTGAAG gCGCTGTCCACAGACTCCATCGAGAGGCTGCCGGTGTACAACAAGACCGCTCTGAAGAACTACAAAGTGAGCCAGGAGGCGGACGACTGGTGCATCCCCAGCAAAGAGCCCCTGGATCTGAGCAACTATAAGGTGGCCAAGTGA
- the LOC109624284 gene encoding uncharacterized protein: MVVLAVAVFVTLSSCAVGCSGNMNSTELKLRSVKNQPAAFFKDMTRPQCEQTTLQQQDALTQVNMESLKQKRDAGTNLFYYGTSAEEEYEQPFSEEDTRRRSDPCFHYTVLDQAWRATNTSTKLTMCDRRYKWKGWYRLFFKGQSIQMPERCVPVNKCSTHAPLWLAGRHPRIRDGIVTRQVCGHWKKKCCAFRSTPIKVKKCRGNYYVYQFTKPSSCDLAYCADINTLVCGRCRRNQSCVSRDKINWRCKTRKVPSRKVHFFASYPGQLTGKVNRIKYSKVLVNVGRAYSRSTGTFRAPVKGIYQFFFSTQTANTNKKTDLWLVVNSYWVAVSHTAFSRPSSVGSLSTYMTFLRKGSRVYVTHNCGKSWANAASMTITFGGSLLVQMK, encoded by the exons ATGGTTGTGTTGGCCGTGGCTGTGTTTGTAACCTTGTCGTCTTGTGCAGTCGGCTGCTCGGGGAACATGAATTCT acTGAGCTGAAGCTTCGGAGCGTGAAAAATCAACCTGCTGCTTTTTTCAAG GACATGACGCGTCCACAGTGTGAACAAACCACACTTCAGCAGCAGGACGCTCTGACTCAG GTGAACATGGAGAGCCTGAAGCAGAAGAGAGACGCCG GAACAAACCTTTTTTATTATGGCACATCTGCTGAGGAGGAATACGAGCAGCCTTTCTCTGAGGAAGACACCAGGAGAAGGAGCGACCCCTGCTTCCACTACACCGTCCTGGACCAGGCCTGGCGCGCCACCAACACCTCCACCAAGTTGACGATGTGTGACCGCCGATACAAATGGAAAG GCTGGTACCGCCTCTTCTTCAAGGGTCAGAGTATCCAGATGCCCGAGAGGTGCGTCCCTGTGAACAAATGCAGCACCCACGCCCCGCTGTGGCTGGCAGGGCGTCACCCGAGGATAAGGGATGGCATCGTCACCCGCCAGGTCTGCGGCCACTGGAAGAAGAAATGCTGTGCTTTCCGATCCACCCCCATCAAGGTCAAGAAGTGTCGCGGCAACTACTACGTCTACCAGTTCACCAAGCCGAGCTCCTGTGATCTGGCTTACTGTGCAG ATATCAACACGCTGGTGTGTGGCCGGTGCAGACGAAACCAGTCCTGTGTGAGCCGAGATAAGATTAACTGGAGGTGTAAGACAAGGAAAG TGCCTTCCAGAAAGGTCCACTTCTTCGCGTCCTACCCCGGCCAACTCACCGGCAAGGTGAACAGAATCAAGTACAGCAAGGTGTTGGTGAACGTGGGCCGGGCCTACAGCAGGAGTACCGGAACATTCAGGGCTCCGGTCAAAGGAATCTACCAGTTCTTCTTCTCCACTCAAACCGCCAACACCAACAAGAAGACGGACCTGTGGCTCGTGGTCAACAGTTACTGGGTTGCTGTGTCTCACACAGCTTTCTCCCGGCCCTCCAGCGTCGGCAGCTTGTCCACCTACATGACCTTCCTCCGCAAGGGGTCTCGTGTGTACGTCACACACAACTGTGGAAAGTCGTGGGCCAACGCTGCCTCCATGACCATCACATTCGGAGGCTCACTGCTTGTACAGATGAAATAA